A stretch of DNA from Salvelinus fontinalis isolate EN_2023a chromosome 17, ASM2944872v1, whole genome shotgun sequence:
aggaaaaccgttacacacCCTTCTACTTTGATCCATGTATGATAAATAACATTCTTTCAGCTGTCTAAATGTTGTCTAAAATGTTGTCTAAATGTTCTCATTAATAATGTTAACAGAATTATAGCTTCATTGCAGGGAAGCAGCACTAGGGTAAAATAAGTGTGGCAGCACAGTGGATGTGATGCAACTCAAGTGTACAAACCAATATTTTCATtataaaaacaaataaacattgtAAAGTTGTGATAATGAATTGCACAGTACTGTATGCATATGATATAGAATGTACACTACAACAGATCCTGCAGTAAAAATAAATCATTTTCCTACTACAGTATAGGTTGTAATCTTAGCATTCAGGGCCAAATCCCACATGCTTGCTGTCAGGAAAAGGTGTAACTGCTGTCACGAGAGACTGTATAGGGTGTAACTGCACCACATGGGGACACTGTGCTGTCCGTACCTTGAAAGAAGCTTTTGACCCGGAGGTAGCTGACGCTGAGGCGCAGCACTGAGAGCTTGTCCAGTTTGGAGATGATGTCTGGGGTGAAGGGTAGGAGACTGGCCAGCCGGTCCAGCTCTGCATTCAGACGGTCACGGTGCCTCTTTGACGGGTTGGTCTTCTGGCTGGCCGCTGTCTGTTTTCTGTCGGATATAGAGCCAAATCATTTAGCAAGGTTAATTGATGTTATGAAAAAGTAACAATCTAGGAAGTATTAGATCAATCTCCTGAGGCCAAAAATACAGTGCTATTGCCCCAATGATGTCTGGTTTATTCAATAAGCAAGCATGCATTAATGACATTTCAATCCCATTTTGTCTCCTCTGGTATATTAATCAATAGTTATTGGAACCTGTATCATGTCTAAGGGGATATTTTGAGAAAGGTCAGGGGTGGTCTGTGGGGTCTGAGAAACAGTAAATTCCTTGAGTAAAAAGTAAAAACAATAATGACTAAATAATGAAGAGGGAAAGCCTCTGTAGCTGTAGCTAGCAGGTCCTTCAACAGAATAATGCTGAAGAGACAAATGCTCACAGTTGAACATGAACTATATCAAATAAACTGGTATAACAGGTGTACTGTACCAAATCTTACTCTCCAATGTAATAACAATGTAAATACATGGTATTAGCACCACAATTCAAAGTGTAACCAAATACCCTTGGAAATAAACCCAATATAACAATGAATGATTTTGGGTTTGATGCTCTGTTTAAATTGTAGCCTGTTTGAACATAAATCCTTTTTGTCCATTAATTTACAAATGTGTGGAATATCTATCAATGCCAGACTTTAAACAAGGTTATTGTCATTATAGAATATGTTTTAGTTTGCACATGTAACCAACAGGTATGCATTTCATGTGAGATGAACTACTAAAATCAAATAGGCTTATTCTAAGAACTCATGACTACTATTGTGTtgccatgtgttgctgccatctTAGGTctctgtgtagtgttgtgtaccCCTTTTGCACATGTCAATTAGAATCATTCACTCATGATCAGTAGTGTACAACAGATGAGAAATAGATGGTTGCATTATTTCAATCATATAGCTTGATAAGATAGGTCAATGATGATTTAattgatcaaataaaataaaacattcaaTACATAAGTGACAatatctggtagtggtactcAACTGTTTTTGGATGggcttccttctcttcctcccagcATATAAGCAGTCCCCAGGTGGAATCATCATCTGAGTCAATTAACATGAATGCATTACCGGTCTCAAGAAGACAAAACTTGCACAAAGGGCATATTATGATAAAGAGGTCGCAAGTCCCCTTCAGGCAAAAATACTGATTAGTGTTTACTTATTTTATTCATTCATCTATCACAATAAACAACGGCAAGAGCTGCCACAATGAAAAAACAAATGTAGCATCCCGTTATTTCACAATACCCGCATCAACCTGCGTACCTTTGTTTACATTCCGGGACCAATGGCATAATAGCGTGGAAAAGTGTAATGCGTAGTAGCTTAAGCGCATGCATAGTAAACCATCGATTCAAGGGAAATTACCTTTCCTGATACATTTTGAAATTAACACATCTACTAGTTTACAGATTGTATTCAAATGTAACAACTCACCTCAAGGCTGTTCCAATCAATTTGCAAATCAAAGTTAACAGGCAGTCATCAACCGTCTAGAGCCCCGTAAATGTAAAATTTGTGAATAAAGTTTAAACAAAACTAAACTATTGCATAAGATACAGCTCTCAGTAAATGTGCTTTATCAGTCGGCGGTCTTCTTGTCTTGTCAGGGATGTGGTTGATGTTATATACGGGATTGGGTGGCGTTAAATTCCACGTAGGCTATTTCAGGTGGCGGATTCATCCCAATGACCTGGCATGCCCTTCGCACGCAACTCTCCGGGATGCTCTTCAGGACCGACCCACAAGCAGTTCCGCACTTCTCAGAGCCAGTGAGCGACGGTCTCTTCTTGTGGATATTATTTAATATTTACATATAATGGAATACGTTCATTTACAAACGAAATAGTATTAATGTAGGTTATATCCACCATTAGCATTCATTTTGACGTTTGGAAAGGGAGAGGAATGGAAAGAGCCACAGCAATTTTCCGGGAGGACAATAGCCAACATTTTCATGTTCTCACATAAAAAAATGTTTACTTCACTTTCCTACGTAGAGAAAGGTACAAGACACCAAATTAAATACAGAGTGAGTAGTCAATTGTTCTGGATTAAATATGTAAAAATTGTCATTGGATGTGCTACTGTAGCCCAAGAATGTACTAACGGAGAATATAGAGTCTATGTATGAGCTAGTGCAATTGTAGCCAATGTAAACGAACATCTGTTAAACATAACTTATTAAAATAGTGTGTGTGCATCTAGGCTATGCTAAAGTCTATTCAATTCTATTCAGTAGAAGTATGCCTAAACACTGCATGAATGTCCCCAGAATTAGGGTCAATGGGTTCTTAAGACAAAtccttaaaaaaaatatatatataataataatgttattCAGTGTATAATATTCTGTCATCAATAAGAAAAGAGAATTTTGTAGTGATACTTCTTTAGAACCAATGGCAATTCATATCAGAAAAATGCTAATATTCTTGCATATAATAAAACCGCTCCCCTCAATGTCCCACTGACATGAGCATGAACCATTGGCCTGAACTCTGGGCCACCCGTACAATGATAGGGGAAAGTGCACCATTTAGTGAGCACAACGCattgcaaaaaatatatttattgaaATGCATAGACATGAGCAGTATGACAAGTGTTCAATGTTTTTTAAGAGACAGTACATTGATAGTCAATAGCAACATGCCAGCAAAACAAGTTGACAGTAGGCTACTGTAGCTGCAATCACAAATTCCTTACAGATAAGCCTGCGTTCAATTACTTCCACAATATCTATGGCTGAGGTGGACCCTATCTAATCGTCCAGGATGTAATTGGGGTTGACCACTAAGAATGGGTCCTCTTCGATCACAGGTTCCTCTCCCTCATCACCAACTTTCTTCAGCCCAGTCTTCGTTAACTCTATGATAATGTGGTCCTGAAATGAACACAATACAGAGCATGTCACTCACCAATTTTACAAAACACTGTTTTGTTGTCAGATCAAAATCATAAATGTTCTTCAAACGGTCTTGGTGTGTCTTGTTTCCAATGCTTTACTTACATAATGGATTAGTCTGTGAAGCACTTTCTCTATAAGATTCTTCTTGGCAACCAGCTCAGCTTCTGACTCCATCTCACTCTCCATTTCTTTCAGGTACCAGTTAATCAGCTCGCTCATCTTCAGTGAGGACTCTTCATCAACTGTAAGAATGAAACATTTGTTAAACAGGAGATCCGGTTTGGGGCGAGTGGTCGcgtttgcattcgctctgcattcgctctgcaggtagtataacttttataacttttcattacatttcattatagtacaacgatttaatttgtccaaccttagcaatttcttcttaactagctacatagccgtctgtgtatcaaagataactgcgtaattatcgtatttcgtcgtctcgttgtccactgctatctgcccagcagctagcaaacgtccaccgtctaccgaatagtagtataacttttcattacatttcattatagtacaacggtctgattttcattttcattcagTACAACGGTtcgatttgtttgatcttagctagctacatagccgtcttttatcaaacataattgcgtcgttattgaggttcgctagcgagctattttcgttcgaaattaacgcaacgtagccaacactgctagctagccagcttgccaccgaagagcattgtagaaacgattacaatacaacggaacgacttgttttgtgtagtgttagctagctacatagttttctttgctagctttgtatctaagataattgtgtaactttgagtaattatcggttagctagccagctagtttcgcctgccgcgctgccgtcctcctacctagccaacactgctagctaacactgctagctagccaacttctaccgaatagcagcactgtagaagcttacattacaacggaacgacttgattagcgtagtgttagctagttgtctttgctgtccttgaatccatgataattgtgtagtttagagaaacttagagaaactgtcgaggtcacctagccagcttcactttcaacaacgcagctactgctagccaggctacttcaccagccagcagtactatatcattttagtcaataagatttttaattttattgattttttgctacgtaagcttaactttctgaacattcgagacgtgtagcccacttgtcattctaatctcctttgctttagcgtagcctcttctgtagcctgtcaaatatgtgtctgtctatccctgttctctcctctctgcacagaccatacaaacgcctcacaccgcgtggccgcgcccaccctaacctggtggtcccagcccgcacgacccacgtggagttccaggtctccggtagcctctggaactgccgatctgcggccaacaaggcagagctcatctcagcctatgcgtccctccagtccctcgacttcttggcactgacggaaacatggctcaccacagataacactgctactcctactgctctctcttcgtctgcccacgtgttctcgcacaccccgagagcttctggtcagcggggtggtggcaccgggatcctcatctctcccaagtggtcattctctctttctccccttacccatctgtctatcgcctcctttgaattccatgctgtcacagttaccagccctttcaagcttaacatccttatcatttatcgccctccaggttcccttggagagttcatcaatgagcttgatgccttgataagctcctttcctgaggacggctcacctctcacagttctgggtgactttaacctccccatgtctacctttgactcattcctctccgcctccttctttccactcctctcctcttttgacctcaccctctcaccttccccccctactcacaaggcaggcaatacgcttgacctcatctttactagatgctgttcttccactaacctcattgcaactcccctccaagtctccgaccactaccttgtatccttttccctctcgctctcatccaacacttcccacactgcccctactcggatggtatcgcgccgtcccaaccttcgctctctctcccccgctactctctcctcttccatcctatcatctcttccctctgcccaaaccttctccaacctatctcctgattctgcctcctcaaccctcctctcctccctttctgcatcctttgactctctatgtcccctatcctccaggccggctcggtcctcccctcccgctccgtggctcgacgactcattgcgagctcacagaacagggctccgggcagccgagcggaaatggaggaaaactcgcctccctgcggacctggcatcctttcactccctcctctctacgttttcctcttctgtctctgctgctaaagccactttctaccactctaaattccaagcatctgcctctaaccctaggaagctctttgccaccttctcctccctcctgaatcctcctccccccccccccccccctcctccctctctgcagacgacttcgtcaaccattttgaaaagaaggtcgacgacatccgatcctcgtttgctaagtcaaacgacaccgctggttctgctcacactgccctaccctgtgctttgacctctttctctcctctctctccagatgaaatctcgcgtcttgtgacggccggccgcccaacaacctgcccgcttgaccctatcccatcctctcttctccagaccatttccggagaccttctcccttacctcacctcgctcatcaactcatccctgaccgctggctacgtcccttccgtcttcaagagagcgagagttgcaccccttctgaaaaaacctacactcgatccctccgatgtcaacaactacagaccagtatcccttctttcttttctctccaaaactcttgaacgtgccgtccttggccagctctcctgctatctctctcagaatgaccttcttgatccaaatcagtcaggtttcaagactagtcactcaactgagactgctcttctctgtatcacggaggcgctccgcactgctaaagctaactctctttcctctgctctcatccttctagacctatcggctgccttcgatactgtgaaccatcagatcctcctctccaccctctccgagttgggcatctccggcgcgtcccacgcttggattgcgtcctacctgacaggtcgctcctaccaggtggcgtggcgagaatctgtctcctcaccacgcgctctcaccactggtgtcccccagggctctgttctaggccctctcctattctcgctatacaccaagtcacttggctctgtcataacctcacacggtctctcctatcattgctatgcagacgacacacaactaatcttctcctttcccccttctgatgaccaggtggcgaatcgcatctctgcatgtctggcagacatatcagtgtggatgacggatcaccacctcaagctgaacctcggcaagacggagctgctcttcctcccggggaaggactgcccgttccatgatctcgccatcacggttgacaactccattgtgtcctcctcccagagcgctaagaaccttggcgtgatcctggacaacaccctgtcgttctcaactaacatcaaggcggtggcccgttcctgtaggttcatgctctacaacatccgcagagtacgaccctgcctcacacaggaagcggcgcaggtcctaatccaggcacttgtcatctcccgtctggattactgcaactcgctgttggctgggctccctgcctgtgccatcaaacccctacaactcatccagaacgccgcagcccgtctggtgttcaaccttcccaagttctctcacgtcaccccgctcctccgctctctccactggcttccagttgaagctcgcatccgctacaagaccatggtgcttgcctacggagctgtgaggggaacggcacctcagtaccttcaggctctgatcaggccctacacccaaacaagggcactgcgttcatccacctctggcctgctcgcctccctaccactgaggaagtacagttcccgctcagcccagtcaaaactgttcgctgctctggcaccccaatggtggaacaaactccctcacgacgccaggacagcggagtcaatcaccaccttccggagacacctgaaaccccacctcttcaaggaatacctaggataggataaagcaatccttctgccccccccccccccttaaaagatttagatgcactattgtaaagtggctgttccactggatgtcattaggtgaatgcaccaatttgtaagtcgctctggataagagcgtctgctaaatgacttaaatgtaaatgtaaatgttaaacctTGGCAAAATTAGTATCTTTTGAATTCATGATATAAAAAAAACCTTTGTAAAGTAACATTTCAGTTTGTTAAAATGGtgaatctgcagttgctacatctatTTTTTGACTTAATGATATATACACACATTGGTTCTTGAAgtatataacttagaaatgcctcaagCTTAATTCCATGTCACCCCataagaacccaaaatataaacttgttttactccaatattTGTAATATATTGGAGTAGACAAACACTGTATATCCTCAAAAGATTTTTAATCTATATTTTTTCTATCTATATATAATTTCTTCTTAATCTTGGtcagtcagtccttgcatccatagctattTCTATGAATTCCGAGAgttgttacatttctccaggcacatcccttagctttttaccaaaacagtggcagGATggagctttgttattgtttcaactgtggATGGCCCCTTTAAGCTCTTACTATCTTCCATCTTCTGCATGTGCAAAACAATGAGGTTGGAGACCCTTCTGTACTCGGCAAAGGTCATCTTGAGGGCAGGCTTGGCAGTGCTGGTCTTCTCCGGGCTGCCTGCCCCATGCTCTGTGTCCATAGCTTCCTCTGCATGATTGCCATTAGTGCCCATCCTGTCAttctgatctggagagtgagGGTGGCAATTTAATGTATACGTGTATCACTTTCAATAAATATATTATTGCACAAAGGTGAAAGTGACCGTTTCTTACCATTCATTTCACCATTGTCTTGTTCCTGGTCGAAGTTGATATCTGGGGAGTCGACGCGGATGACAGACTTATTCAATAGCCGGAAGGCCTCCTTAACGTGTTTGGGATGCACCTTTAAATAAGTAAAAACAAAAGGGTTAAGATATGTGTTGTACAGTCAATTTAACTTCACATATCAGGCAAGCTTATTCATTACATGAGCAAAATTGCTGAACCACCTCTGTTATACAAACAACCATAATTATTAGCTTTAACAAATAATGAAGACAAAAATACAGTTTTTTTCTACAATGTATAGGGCCCTATACATATGGTGATGTATACTTCAGTAGTAGATGTCTGACCAACCTCATCTGAGCAGTAGAGCCTGGCCATGCCCTCAGATAGTCGGAGCATGCTCTCTAGCTGCCTGACGGTGATGCGCCAGGCTGACTTGGTGCTGCCGCTGGTGTCCCGCTGACGCAGACGCTTGTACTGGTCCACCACAAACTCTTTTGCCTCTGCTGTGATCTGGGGTCAAAGTGCACCACACCAACGACAGGGAACAGAAAGCATGTTACAGTAGGTAGGTCTTACTGAACACTGCATCTAAGCAGCCCAACACGAGGAACACCAATGCAACAAGGGAAATGATAACCTTTGGTTTAAACTGACGAGCAAACAGTATGTATCTCTGAATCTCATCAGTGGCGTAGACTCGCTCCACAGACTCCATGTTTCTAAAGTGCAGGTCTACGATACGCCTGGCTACGGCATAATCTGTCACCTAGACCACAAGACAAAGGTGAAAATGCAAAATGTGTCAAGTTTCCAAAACACACATTTTCATTCAATATGGGCTTACTGTAGGAGTTGAAAAAGTTAGTGAAACCCTCCATTTTCCCTCTTACCTCATTGCACTCATCAATCAGAATGAAGAAGAGGTCAAATCTGGACATGATGGGTGCTGACATGTTGACGTTCTGTTTCAGAGACTTAGAGCGGTTGTATCTCCCGTCTATGGGGTTAGCAGCTGCCAGGATGGAGGTGCGAGCATTCAGAGTGGCCTGAACACAATACAGTCAAACAGATCACAACTCAAACCACTGATACTCCCTCTGCACTGAGTAGTAATAAGTCTTGCTGAATTATAAAAGGGAAATAAATTGTGTACAGCTACAGCACTATTCCCACATAGCATACCTTCACTCCAGCCTTAGTGATGGAGATGGTCTGCTGTTCCATGGCCTCATGAATAGCTACCTGGTCTTTCAGGTCCATCTTGTCAAACTCATCAATGCAACATACTCCCTGTGGATGGTGATAAAGAACAGGACAAAGTTACATCAAAGTGCACAGTGCCCCCCAGAGGACATATGAACGAACTGAAACACATAAGATGACTGTCCCATACTCGAACACAATGCTTACGTTATCTGCCAACATGAGGGCCCCAGCCTCGATGACAAACTCATGGGACTCCTCATCTTTCACTACAGCTGCCGTCAACCCGGCCGCGCTGCTGGCTTTCCCACTGGTGTAGACTGCCCTGGGCGCAAAGTCCTCCACGTGTCTGAGGTAGGGCATACCACACACATCCATCAGAGTTAAACACCAACCTTTATCCTCAAAACATCCACACCACTCCTTCTTCCATCATGTAGTAGGCTACATTGCTATGAGGAATAATGAGACCTCCAGAGACTAGCAACACAGGCTGTGCAACACTAGTAAACAACTCGAAATGCTTCTgttaaatctttttttttcaaACTGGTTTGAGTTCAATTTCAAATGCAACATATGTAGGTTATACAAATAGGATAGTGCTTGGTGATTTACTTTAGGAACTGGCTCTTGGAGGTACTGGGGTCCCCAACAATGCAAACATTAATATCCCCCCTCAGAGATGTGCCCTCCATGGTCGTCTTGCCAACACCGCCAAAGAGCATCAATAGGATTCCACGCTTGATCTCATTATTCCCTGAAATATTCTCTCAGGTTAGGCAGTGCATTTCAAAACAGATGTTTTAACAGTTTACATGGCAAATCTATTCAATTTCCACACCATGGATAGTGGGGAAGAGGCTGGTGCAGAGATTGTGGTAGAGGTTCTTGTCCTGACTCATCTCAAACACTTTCTCCCACTCCTGAACAGTCATCTGGTTCTTCACACTCTCTGCAGTCTGGTCTTCCTGGCGGAGATCTTTACCACCAAActacacacaggaacacagttTGTGGTTTACTATACATAGTCTCTAGATCCATCTCCCTCGCTAGAGGTATCTTCCcatgttaaatacattttaaataaatCTAAATAAATGTTTAACTAATGGACAAACCTGAGGGTTAGTGGGGGCCACGTAGCAGGCTAGGAAGGCCAGTCTGTAGGACAGATCCCTGACACCCAGAGCCTTCAGTCCCTGGATCCCATCTGCATCAAAGCCCTGCCTCCCCCCAGTCACTCTGCTGCTGGTCTCTGCCCTGGTGCCTGCAGTGCATACATGGAGAAAGTACAGGGGAGAATGTTACTATTATGCACCATCGCAGTGGTTTTTATTCAGGGTCAGGTATGACTTTGACCCTCAGAAGGCCATCTTGTGTGTATGAAAAGGCATGGTGTGTGGAGGGAAGTTCCTCACCTGACACAGCCAGGGCAGCGACGTCTGGTACGACGATCAGTGTGCCGGTAAAGTCACAGCGGTCCCCTGCCTGAGCCATCTCCACAGCCTCTGCCCTCAGGATCACCTCCACACTGCGGGGGATGGAGCCACGAGGCAGCTCCGCCTGGGTCTCCTGGATACGCACCTATAtgaacacacatgcatacacaattAGAGACCTGATATATCATGCTATGGTTTCCTTGTCTGCTGGAGGGTCAATCTGGCCTGGTGGACTCATGCAGTCCAACCTCTTTGTACCTTCTGAAAGTCCACAAAACGGGACTTGTTGGGGTCCAGCATGAAGTGACGTCGATTGGCACAGACTGGGTTCTTACAAATGTTGGGCTGGGTGTATTTAAACTGCTGCTCAACATCTTTCATAACCGACTGGCATTCCAGACACAGGAAGGTACCACTGACCAGCTCAGGGTGCACTGGGTGTGTCCTCACCACCTGGCCACTGATACGCAGTAGGGACCCGATCCGGGCCGTGGAGAGCTCTCGGATCCTGTCAAGGGACAATACAATCAACTTAACACTTAAGGTAAGTAATAATCTCATTAATTGTAATGTATTCAGAGAGATCTGGTTCAGTAGCTTGATCATTACTTTTGTCTTGATGGAAAGTCAGAGAAGGCCACATAGAACTCTTTGGCTACTGGCATGTTCCCATGATCTCTTGCAAAGTAACGCACTGCTCTGCATAGGAATGGGTATACCCTGGGGATGACAAAACATGGACAagtagcaggtagcctagggtgTAGAGTGTTGGGCCTGTAACTGAAAGGGTCGCTGTTTCGAATAATCAAGCCAACAAGGTGAAAATTCTGTCTGTGCGCCCTTGaccaaggcacttaaccttaatttgctccaggggcacaCTACTATGGCAGACACTGTAAAACACCAAATTTTGATGCATCTATCTGGTGTGTGAAAATGAAACATCAAATGTATTCCCTTCGTGGATTGATTGGACAAAATTGAAATGTTCAGTAACTTGCTGGTTCAGTGGAGAATTAGAATGTGTTTTTTTGGCCAGGCCTACCAAATTAGAATTTAAATTACCTGTAATACTCCTCCTGAATGGTGGTAGCTAGTTGCTGATTGAAGTGCTCAATGTTGGTGAAGTTtacagtcagtgtgtttctctctggtcGAATGAGCTCCTCAGCATCAGGATGATACAAAAGCTCCCCGTTTGTGTCCTGAAACCTGTGTGTAAAAGTGAGGGGTGAGTTTACACATTGATTATCACTAGTATTAAGCACTATTATTGGGCTCATCCAAACAACTTACTCCTCCAAGAACTCAAGAaataacttctgacatttttctgAAAGGTCATCTTTTACTGAAACTCCTGCAGTGCTAGTCTCGGCTCCAGGCTCCATCCTGAAAGAATATGACAGTTCTATTGATGGAAGAGGGAACTTCGCTTGCCAACCTCCCCTGCACGCTGATGGAGAAACAATGCACACAGCTGTGCCATTGAGTAAAATTGGCATTTAGCTCCGCCCACAACTGCACCTCTTGAGGAGAAAAAACTAAAGCTGCgttcacacaggcagcccaattctgatatttattTCACTAATTGATCTTTTCATATCAGatgtttttcagagctgatctgattggtcaaaagactaattattgaaaaaaatatgagaattgggctgcctgtctaaagccttgttcacactggcAGATTGAAGTGACTCAAATACTATTTTCCCATATGAAaaattatataataataataatttactcAACTTCTATCGAGCTGTTCATTACAGTGCTTGAAAAAGCAAACAAGAATCAAACAATACAGATATATGATCTGGAGTCTAGACCATGATTTTCAGACAGAGTTAAACGTTTTGAGTATTTCAAGCCTCCAACAGACAGTCAATACTGacaaatacattattttaacatgtaCATCTATTTACCTGTATGTAAATTACAGATATTTAAATATATGTTTGACCTTGTGTACGAtaccttcagaaactattcacaacccttggctttttccacattttgttgtcttacagcctgtattggattacatttagattttgtgtcaatggcctacacacaataccccatgatgtcaaagtggaattatgttcagaaatctttacaaattaataaaaaatgaaaagctgaaatgtcttcagttaataagtattcaacccctttgtttaacaagtcacataagtggactcactctgtgtgcaatagtgttttaacatgatttttga
This window harbors:
- the mcm6l gene encoding MCM6 minichromosome maintenance deficient 6, like, coding for MEPGAETSTAGVSVKDDLSEKCQKLFLEFLEEFQDTNGELLYHPDAEELIRPERNTLTVNFTNIEHFNQQLATTIQEEYYRVYPFLCRAVRYFARDHGNMPVAKEFYVAFSDFPSRQKIRELSTARIGSLLRISGQVVRTHPVHPELVSGTFLCLECQSVMKDVEQQFKYTQPNICKNPVCANRRHFMLDPNKSRFVDFQKVRIQETQAELPRGSIPRSVEVILRAEAVEMAQAGDRCDFTGTLIVVPDVAALAVSGTRAETSSRVTGGRQGFDADGIQGLKALGVRDLSYRLAFLACYVAPTNPQFGGKDLRQEDQTAESVKNQMTVQEWEKVFEMSQDKNLYHNLCTSLFPTIHGNNEIKRGILLMLFGGVGKTTMEGTSLRGDINVCIVGDPSTSKSQFLKHVEDFAPRAVYTSGKASSAAGLTAAVVKDEESHEFVIEAGALMLADNGVCCIDEFDKMDLKDQVAIHEAMEQQTISITKAGVKATLNARTSILAAANPIDGRYNRSKSLKQNVNMSAPIMSRFDLFFILIDECNEVTDYAVARRIVDLHFRNMESVERVYATDEIQRYILFARQFKPKITAEAKEFVVDQYKRLRQRDTSGSTKSAWRITVRQLESMLRLSEGMARLYCSDEVHPKHVKEAFRLLNKSVIRVDSPDINFDQEQDNGEMNDQNDRMGTNGNHAEEAMDTEHGAGSPEKTSTAKPALKMTFAEYRRVSNLIVLHMQKMEDIDEESSLKMSELINWYLKEMESEMESEAELVAKKNLIEKVLHRLIHYDHIIIELTKTGLKKVGDEGEEPVIEEDPFLVVNPNYILDD